ACCTACTCCGAACCGGGAATTCACAAAATGGCGATCAAGGTATTCATCGTAGACGACCACCCTCTTGTACGTCAGGGACTGGCGCAAATCATCAGCAGCCAGGAGGACCTGGAGGTTTGCGGTGAAGCGGAAGACGCTTCCTCCGCCATGCGAGGCATCGACAACACCAGCCCGGACGTCATCATCGTCGACATTTCCCTGCAGGGAAACAACGGGCTGGAGCTGATCAAGAACGTCAAAGCCATCCACGAGACGATTCCCATTCTGGTCTTCTCCATGCACGACGAGTCCATCTACGCCCAGCGCGCTCTGCGGGCCGGCGCCAAGGCTTACGTGATGAAGAAGGAATCCTCGGAAAAGATCGTGGAGGCCATTCGCAAGATCCTTAAGGGCGAGATCTACGTCAGCGCTCGTGTAGCCGACCAAGTGCTCCACCAGATCGTCAGCGGTCCATCCAACGCCGCCGCATCACCCGTCGACCGACTCACCGATCGCGAACTCGAAGTCGTCCAGCTCATCGGACGCGGTCTCTCCACCCGAGAAATCGCCGAAAGCCTGCACCTCAGTGTGAAGACCATCGAGTCCCATCGAGCTCACGT
The DNA window shown above is from Pelagicoccus sp. SDUM812003 and carries:
- a CDS encoding response regulator transcription factor, whose protein sequence is MAIKVFIVDDHPLVRQGLAQIISSQEDLEVCGEAEDASSAMRGIDNTSPDVIIVDISLQGNNGLELIKNVKAIHETIPILVFSMHDESIYAQRALRAGAKAYVMKKESSEKIVEAIRKILKGEIYVSARVADQVLHQIVSGPSNAAASPVDRLTDRELEVVQLIGRGLSTREIAESLHLSVKTIESHRAHVKEKLNLRNATELVQFSVQWVDQQDN